Within the Salvia hispanica cultivar TCC Black 2014 chromosome 4, UniMelb_Shisp_WGS_1.0, whole genome shotgun sequence genome, the region gtactatataatttaacaaaatttaccTTGAAATAATTGAACACAAATCCAAAACTCATAATATTTCtctaactaatttttaaaattgtgaaacGTGTTAGAGTTTGTTCATAGGCAATTTGTCGTTTATGTATTCTTCAACTATGTTTTAGTCACTAATTTACCGAAATAGAATTTTTATGGTAGAaaaagaatttgaatttgagaaTTGATGAATCCACTCTTGTTCATAATTTACccattaagaaaattatttacatttaaataGTGACCACTGATGTCCTCTAATCCTTGATAGGTTGAAATGCACTCatcttttgaaatttatattccATTATCATTGGTTTCTTGAAATAATTCTCATGTGTAGGCATGCCTAAAGAATTCAATGATATATGTTTCAAGgcatgaaataaaaatagtgaaaatcaaacaaacatgTGTTACAAATTCGAGTGGGAAACTTggaatgcaacaaaaaatcctTAAAGTTAAGTTGTCAAATCTTTTTAGTTGAGGGATACAAAATGAGATCCCTCGTTGTACAAACTAATGAACTTCAAAAtcacataaaacaaataaattatgctTCTTTACCTCATAATATATGGTAGTTATTAGTTAATATTGGTTTTCTAAAATTGACCCACCGTATCCGTATAATTACAATTCACTTGATACCGTTACTTTGTATAAGTActggagtattttatttttctattctccttctcttatattttctctttaatctgtttattataattataaaccttttaatttgaaaaaaattaataagccactcattattcactaataacattttagttatctatactaattatgcattaaaattagtatcccttcaaaaattatatttgtaaGAGATACTAGGAGTATCATAATTCTATACATTTATCTTCGGactaaattgaataaatactcaccaaataaacattataaaatgtaTTAAGTATATAGATCGGCGGCAAGACTTATCCCGTAGCAATGTAGCATTATCAGTTAATTATTTACAtgtcattaaatttttttaagaaattcaaATGTTTGTTAAACTTTTGTAACTAACTTTCCTTATATAAAACTGATAAACCCAAACACACAATTCCGTTCCGCCCCCCTCTCGCTCTCTCCTCGATTcccttcctctctctctctacatgACTACACGCGCCTCCCGCCTCCTCGGCGGCGCAATCTCGCCGCCGTCTCAACAATCCTCTCCGACGTTCGAATCTATGGACTCCGACTTCATAGTCATCCTCGCCGCCCTCCTCTGCGCCCTGATCTGCGTGCTCGGACTCGTCGCCGTCGCGCGCTGCTCCTGGATCCGCCGCCTCGTCGGCGGAGATCCTAATTCGCCGCCGCCGGCCACCAAAGGCGTGAAGAAGAAGGTCCTGAAGTCTCTCCCGAAGCTCACCTACGGCGGCGAGGACGCAATTGCGGCGGCAGCGAAGCTCCACGACTGCGCCATTTGCCTGGCGGAGTTCGCCGCCGGCGACGAGATCCGAGTGCTGCCGCAGTGCGGGCACGGATTCCACGCCGCGTGCGTGGACACGTGGCTGGCGTCGCACGCGTCGTGCCCGTCGTGCCGCAGGATTCTGGAGGTGGCGCGGTGCAAAAAGTGCGGGCGCCTGCCGCCGGCGATCGCGTGCTCGGCCGCCGGAATGCGGCCGGAGCCGAGAGAGAGCCAAGTAATTAGTATTGGTTATATGTCGTAATTAGGTTAATTTGTCGCATTAGTTTGGCAGTAATTATTATAGAATTCGGGTGAAGGAAGAATTAATTTGTGATTCTAGTTGAAGAATGAAAGGCTATTTATGTATTGTATATATTGTAAGTTCGGTTTACGTATATATCACATTTATGCGaattccatttcagtgaaatTGTTATAATGTGTTGAAAAAGTCACTtatgtgaattgtgatttttaaattttattcgaaaatatatttttaatttgtttttttttaaaaaacttttgtgtatcaatgtaaataaaattttaaaaactctatACAAGAAAGTTTAGTAGGGGTTAAGGGGTTTAAGCATTTTGATCCCCTTATTTAGGCACTCGCTATGCTAACATGACAGTTGTATAGTGGATTTATGTTTCATTTGATTCTTCATAtctagaatatttaaaaatcaaacaatgcACTTATAAACACTTACTCAGTCATATTAACAATGTACGTACATATAAACGAGTTGGATATTTCATCAATTCATTGTATGTAATTGCAAACAATATTAAACTCCATAttttctatgtaattttggagatggtaagatataaaaaaaatttgactaaatttaGTGATTAATTAACTTCTATATTTCTATCACGTTCTTATTCTTGAAACGTTGGACCCCAATTTCCCCAAATCGGGCACCCAAAAACGCGCTCCCTCTGGGATCTTCTGTTCAAAGTAGGCTTTCTGTCCCCTTTAAGCTCGTCCTTCACAAAGCGGGCCACTGGGGGATATCATCCCCCAGTAGTAGCCTATCTCGGTTCGTTGGTGACAAAGCCCATGGCGGCAGCCCACAGCCTTCTCATTGAAAAAGGCGCGAGTTGGGCGTTGGGGCGTTGTTCGCCCGCACCCAATCGCGTCTAAATCCGGCCATGGTTTGACCCGAGGATCAGTGGGgttcttttccttttaaggTGGGGGGTTTGGGCCCCCCCCCAGGGGGCAATTCTTCCCCCCGTGCTCAATTTTTTCCCAACATCTCCCCGGGAAACCcgcttctccccgtgcatgcAGGATCGCGTTTGTGGGGGAGGGCTTCGTCTTTCTCCTTGAATATTTCAACGCCCTAGGCCCGGCTTGGGGGGGCGTCTCCAGTTTGAGTTTTCCCATATATCCCCCCCCCCTATCCCCGATCCCCAGTCCTTTTTGAATAGGGGGTGTGGTCGGGTCCCCCAGTCCTCTGGGGCGGAAGCCTTTTCAGCTAAAAGCGTCCGTCCATAAATAGCTTTTGTTACCCAAAAACGCTTAACATGTTGGCTTTAAAACCCGGGTTTTTTCTcaaagtagtcgtcatataggGGATGTGCCCTACGGTCCGTTTCCTGTGGCGGTGGGCAACGGGTGGAGGTCGTCCTGTTTTTATCCCTTTTTGGAGCCGGTCATCGCCCCCATAGGCCCCCTGCCGTCCTTtgccgttcgtactcctcatcACTACTCCATTACTACCCCCTTTCATTTCGCATTTTGCTCttttacgaaattaaaaagagagaaaacttTGTCAAAAaagtggtgcgaatgaaaataaaaatgcgcATATgtgtttgaaaatttaattaaaaaaaataaaaaatttttttgggttcCCCCGGCCTATAATAAAACGAAGAAAATGTGAGGAGGAAAATAAAAGCTATGTCAGTCCAATTCACACTTTTCATATGggttttacttttgttttttataatgcTGAGTGCTTATTATGTTACggtaaattaaaagaaaggggagaaatagacaaaatacaaaaagcAATTACTCTTTTTAAAGATACTACATAGTGTTTAAATGGAACTATAATCTATTGTTAACGCCAAgatatatacatttatattaatggtGATCGTGGCAATTTCTTCATAACGTGGTActaaagtagtagtaataaatataccatcactaatatatatgcatttgaTTATGTGTTTGCATATTTGAAGTGACGACCAACTTTTCTAAGAGAATTTCCAATTAGAAAGGAGCTTAAAGACATACTAACTGCTTGAAACTTCTAGGAAGTTCATTTGGCTTTTTCATTTAGACATgttgattcaaattttcttgACTTATTAGTTGTAATATAAACGTCTAACGttcagtggcggatccaggatttTAAAACGAAAAGgctgaaataaaatttatcgGAAGCTAACGGAGGTGGGAGGAGCGACGTTGGAAGCTATCGGAGGAAGCGACAATGGAAAAATCACGTCTGGGTCAACGGTAGCGGATCGCCGGGGAGGGGCAGTTGCCCCCGGGATCCACCACTGCTTGTATATCAACTATGTTATCTTTCACTTTCATTGTTCATACTCACATTAAATATAAGGTTAATATTTTACCGACTAAGTTATGCTTTATTGGTCTATTAtctaattatactataaagtTATGCTTTATTGTCTAATTATATGATAGGTTGAAGGTTGAAGTATATTCCACGAGTATATTTGcactaataatatattagGTCATAACAAgacaaaataatcacaatGGTACTATTATAACTTTATGGGGGCATGCCACTGGAgataattaaaacattaatttacCTTTTTCTAGTAGCTAgtatcaaaattcaatttgcATACATACAGATTTGGTTTTAGtataacattttataataagacATACTACTATACTATGAAAAGTGACAAGATTAACAATATGTTAATATGAAagatatcataaaataaagagagataCATATGTGTATGAGGATCTGAACTAACTTTACGATTTATATCCAATAACCGACTTTTTGTGTGCTAAAAGTTGCCAACTTATAACCTACATGATAACGTTAGACAAATCAAATAGTGGAAATATTGCAATAAGATATTTATGAAAGGACACATTTCCATGTTATTCCCTTTTTATTGTAGCCGTCCATAGTTCCACTAAAGCCCACTAACAACAAAGTTGAGAAGCCCTATTTATGTGGgcatcaaataaatttataatactatctTGCATATTATATTCTCATagtaagtactactactactccttccatcccaaGTTACTTAaagcatttcttttcgacacgaaatttaaaaaagttatgtTTAGTGAactaaataaagtagaaaagaaaataatgtaagagagaggagagaggtcaaagtaaaaaaaaaagaataaagtaaatatgattagatgttttgtttttagcctCAAAGAGAAATATgatacaaataacttgggacaactcaaaatagaatacgactcaagtaacttgggacagaggatgtaatattttattttataactaGGAAATCATTGATTATAAGTTACACAAAGAAACAATAGTTATTAAGGgcaaaattcttgaaaaaataataaattttggttAAATTCTGTTTGGTCGTGCAACTTTAAAACTCAactagaaaaattataaaatttggatttattcTCTATTATCGTCAAGAGAGTCATACGTGAACATCACCGCCGATGAGTTATAAATAATGTtgtctatttaaaaaaaaaattgattgattaatataaacaaatatattgcACATACACCACTAGATTTTTTCCCATTctaaattttgagatttttctgaaaatttttaaaattaaaaataaactcaaatttgaccaaacttcttgatttttattgtaattttcccAATTATTAAGGTGTAAATATACCAATTTTAGAACAATTGTGGTTTTTTTACATAAACTTTAAAGGTGTCAATATATACATGAACTTATATTTTTgctcaaacaaaaattaatgtgGCATGTCGAAATTTCAATGTAGACAAAGGTTATGTTTACGTTATTAGTAGACGTTTCATtaagatatgaaaaaaatgcaCCAACTTTGAAGAACTCTTGTTGTCATAGGAAAATGTTGAGAAATATATATCAACTTACTATAGTAACAATAACTTAAAcaagaattttatattttgccATAAGAAACTGACGTGACACATCTAAATATCTCAATCTTTTGATACTTGTCAAGATATTTTTGATGTGATCGGTTATACTTATAGTGAAGATTGTGAGAGACATGCACCAATTAAAGGACTCTTGCTTTTAAACATCAAAAAGTCtctaaaaatgtcaaaaaataaCATGGAGCTCTTATTAGTCGTAATAATTTAAGCACGAATTTTATGTTACACATACGAAACTGACGTGACACGCCGAAAATATCTCTATCTTTTGATTCATgttaagatatttttaatgtgttcGGTTATGGTGAAGATCTAATGTCAAGTGGATATACTTATAGAAGTGGAGTCGATGAACTATTGGTGAAAAGTACGTGATATAATGTCAAGCCAAGTGGATATGTATATGAACTATGAGgagtgttagggtgccactacctcttaaaataacaccgtACCGTTAAGCCATAAAAACCGCTACCAAGTTCAGCCGCTGTGAACCAGTGAAACCGGCCGGCCGAACCGGTAACCGGGAAccagttttgtcattttcaaaatatcttttcaaaattttttctgCATAGACTCGAACCCATGACCTCTCTTCCATATATCAACAACTCCTCCACTCC harbors:
- the LOC125223364 gene encoding RING-H2 finger protein ATL8-like; its protein translation is MTTRASRLLGGAISPPSQQSSPTFESMDSDFIVILAALLCALICVLGLVAVARCSWIRRLVGGDPNSPPPATKGVKKKVLKSLPKLTYGGEDAIAAAAKLHDCAICLAEFAAGDEIRVLPQCGHGFHAACVDTWLASHASCPSCRRILEVARCKKCGRLPPAIACSAAGMRPEPRESQVISIGYMS